One part of the Sphingopyxis sp. TUF1 genome encodes these proteins:
- a CDS encoding GFA family protein, whose protein sequence is MSWEASCHCGAVSVRLTKPPEEIAECNCSLCYSHGILWAYYSPRDVIIEGPTQTYNRPDRANPNSDLHFCATCGCATHWSATAGLIERMGGEVDMMGVNMRLFAPERLSGLRLVFPDGRGWSGEGAWDYARDAGVMP, encoded by the coding sequence GTGAGCTGGGAAGCAAGCTGCCACTGCGGCGCCGTCTCGGTGCGGCTTACTAAGCCGCCCGAAGAGATCGCTGAATGCAATTGCTCGCTCTGCTATTCTCACGGCATCCTCTGGGCCTATTACTCGCCGCGCGATGTGATCATCGAAGGTCCGACGCAGACCTATAATCGTCCCGACCGGGCGAACCCGAATTCGGATCTGCATTTCTGCGCGACGTGCGGCTGCGCGACGCACTGGTCGGCGACCGCGGGGCTGATTGAGCGGATGGGCGGGGAGGTCGATATGATGGGCGTCAACATGCGGCTGTTCGCGCCGGAACGGCTCAGCGGGCTGCGGCTCGTCTTTCCCGACGGGCGCGGCTGGTCGGGCGAGGGGGCGTGGGATTATGCGCGCGATGCCGGGGTCATGCCCTGA